In the Euphorbia lathyris chromosome 5, ddEupLath1.1, whole genome shotgun sequence genome, one interval contains:
- the LOC136230651 gene encoding UPF0481 protein At3g47200-like, protein MEETEFIVDLELLSSMQERTKKQPKLLTSSAAQRRCSIFRVPQNIKKLHPRSFIPEIVSIGPYYHGEQHLQMIQEHKWRFLGIILHRLKDFNIDLSNFFKEISIQEEEIRACYSENIDRYNTRELIQMMILDGCFIIELLCVVEKIINPNPNDPIFNLPWILTSLTRDLLRLENQIPFFVLQSLYKLSIPESMDVPPLQELILELCKYSVARSIDEIQLRRKYRNIEAEHILDFYRSTFIPLSEKQDTDASSKYRDPFELIQPVEKLREAGIKVEERKGSESFLDIKFREDGVLEIPRLVTDDMMSSFILNCIALEQSYKHRTKHFTSYVVFMGCLINTVVDAGCLRDEKIIENFFGTDEQVVKFFNEAGRDVTFDIEETYLSEVFKDVDNYYRNVWHVRWAEFKYNYFGSPWIFLSAFVAFFLLLLTILQSFFSVYSYFSPPN, encoded by the coding sequence ATGGAGGAGACAGAGTTCATCGTTGATCTAGAGCTGCTAAGCTcaatgcaagaaagaacaaaGAAACAACCCAAATTGTTAACCAGTTCAGCTGCTCAAAGACGTTGCTCCATCTTCCGAGTTCCTCAAAACATTAAGAAACTTCACCCCAGGTCCTTCATACCTGAAATAGTTTCAATTGGTCCTTACTACCATGGAGAACAACACCTTCAGATGATCCAAGAGCACAAATGGCGATTTCTCGGAATCATTCTTCATCGATTAAAAGACTTCAACATCGATCTAAGCAATTTCTTCAAGGAAATATCAATCCAAGAAGAGGAGATCAGAGCTTGTTATTCAGAGAATATTGACAGATACAATACTCGTGAATTGATTCAAATGATGATTCTCGATGGTTGTTTCATCATCGAGCTTCTTTGTGTTGTtgaaaagataatcaaccccaaTCCAAATGATCCTATCTTCAATCTTCCATGGATTCTGACTTCTTTAACTAGAGATCTCTTAAGGCTTGAGAATCAAATTCCGTTCTTTGTTCTTCAATCTTTGTATAAGTTATCAATTCCAGAATCCATGGATGTTCCCCCTTTGCAGGAACTCATCTTAGAACTGTGCAAGTATTCCGTCGCAAGATCTATCGACGAAATCCAACTCCGTCGGAAATATAGAAACATCGAAGCCGAACACATACTCGATTTTTATCGCTCCACTTTCATCCCTCTATCCGAAAAACAAGACACAGATGCATCATCAAAATACAGAGATCCATTTGAGTTGATTCAACCTGTGGAGAAGCTCCGGGAAGCCGGAATAAAGGTCGAGGAAAGGAAAGGTAGTGAGAGTTTTTTGGACATAAAATTCAGAGAAGATGGAGTTCTTGAGATTCCACGTTTGGTTACAGATGATATGATGAGTTCGTTTATACTAAATTGCATAGCGTTGGAACAAAGTTATAAACATCGGACAAAGCACTTCACGTCTTATGTTGTATTCATGGGTTGTCTGATAAACACAGTTGTTGATGCTGGATGTTTGAGGGATGAAAAGATCATTGAGAATTTCTTTGGAACTGATGAACAAGTGGTGAAGTTCTTCAATGAGGCAGGAAGAGATGTTACTTTTGACATTGAAGAGACATATTTAAGTGAGGTGTTTAAGGATGTTGATAATTACTATAGGAATGTTTGGCATGTTAGATGGGCTGAATTCAAGTATAACTATTTTGGAAGTCCATGGATTTTCTTGTCAGCTTTTGTTgctttcttccttcttcttcttaccaTTCTTCAATCCTTCTTTTCTGTGTATTCATACTTCAGTCCtcctaattaa
- the LOC136228763 gene encoding uncharacterized protein, which yields MSQRSNGNATASITPITEQSTSEIYQARSFFPPLVYIQFTQGTARMCGRARCTLRADDIPRACHRTDGPVRSVNMDRYRPYYNASPGSNLPVVCREDGSDGQGYVLQSMTWGLIPSFTKKTDKPDFYRMFNARSESIGEKASFRRLLPKRRCLVAVEGFYEWKKDGSKKQPYYIHFKDGRPLVFAALYDSWQNPEGEILFTFTIVTTSSSSALDWLHDRMPVILNDKGATDTWLNASSAKLDVLKPYENSDLVWYPVTPAMGKTSFDGPECIKEIQLKNEEKNTVSISKFFQRKEIKREELNPQESTLDKSDLPESVKEENESREKLETTSTFQMLDKDSKTCNSTSPHEGESKCIIKRDYVEPSPNADEMEKLQQSPPRKKLTLASAGEKQQPTLFSYFAKK from the exons ATGTCTCAAAGATCAAACGGCAATGCCACTGCATCGATTACACCAATTACAGAGCAGAGCACCAGCGAAATATATCAAGCCCGCTCTTTCTTCCCGCCCTTGGTCTATATTCAGTTTACACAGGGGACAGCAAGGATGTGTGGTAGAGCTCGTTGTACTCTTCGGGCCGATGACATCCCCAGGGCATGTCACCGCACCGATGGCCCTGTCCGTTCGGTTAACATGGACCG ATACCGGCCGTATTACAATGCTTCACCGGGATCAAACTTGCCGGTTGTTTGCAGAGAAGATGGGTCCGATGGACAGGGTTACGTTCTTCAGTCTATGACATGGGGGTTGATTCCTAGTTTTACAAAGAAAACTGATAAACCGGATTTCTACAGGATG TTCAATGCTCGATCTGAGTCAATAGGTGAAAAGGCTTCTTTTCGTCGACTACTTCCTAAAAGGCGATGTCTTGTTGCAGTTGAAGG ATTCTACGAGTGGAAGAAAGATGGGTCCAAAAAGCAGCCTTATTACATCCATTTCAAGGATGGTAGGCCTCTCGTGTTTGCTGCTCTTTATGATTCCTGGCAAAATCCAGAAG GCGAGATACTTTTCACCTTCACTATAGTAACAACTTCCTCATCTTCAGCTTTAGATTGGTTGCATG ATAGGATGCCTGTAATTTTGAACGACAAGGGAGCAACTGACACATGGCTAAATGCTTCTTCCGCTAAGCTTGATGTGCTCAAACCGTATGAAAATTCAGATTTG GTATGGTACCCAGTAACACCTGCAATGGGCAAGACATCTTTTGATGGACCAGAGTGCATTAAAGAG ATACAattgaagaacgaagagaaaaacaCCGTATCCATATCCAAGTTTTTCCAAAGGAAGGAAATTAAAAGAGAAGAACTGAACCCTCAGGAAAGTACCCTTGACAAATCAGATTTACCAGAAAGCGTGAAAGAGGAAAATGAGAGCAGGGAAAAATTGGAGACTACGTCCACCTTCCAAATGCTTGATAAAGACTCAAAAACTTGTAACTCCACAAGTCCACACGAGGGAGAATCAAAGTGCATAATAAAGCGGGATTATGTGGAGCCTTCTCCGAATGCAGATGAAATGGAGAAACTGCAACAGAGCCCTCCAAGGAAGAAACTTACCCTTGCTAGTGCTGGTGAAAAACAACAGCCGACACTTTTTTCCTACTTTGCCAAAAAATAG